The following nucleotide sequence is from Nycticebus coucang isolate mNycCou1 chromosome 8, mNycCou1.pri, whole genome shotgun sequence.
CAGAGCCTTGTGCCTTCCTATCTGCCCCCACTCACCTGTTGTACCTCTAGCACCACTACCCGTTCCTTAGCCAGCTCTGGAGATAGCAGCTCAAAGCAGAGGAGCATGTCTGATGGGGACACAGTGTCCAGAGAGTGGGAGGGCAGGAACACACGATGGAAGCGATTCTTAATTACCTGGGGACCAAGAACACACAGATTTCACATAAGGGATCCTTAGTCCTGCCTCAGAGTATAAGGAGAAGGCCTGGCGTCTATGTGAACTAAGGTGGGCCATAAGTGGGACAATATCTCCACTTGCACCGGTCTTAGTGCCCAATGCCATAAGAAGCCTGATGCATCAAAAATCTTGAAAGACCAGGCTGGGGCAGGCATCAACCATACTGGCTCTCCACACCAAGGGCCTCTATCCTGCTATAACTAGTGGGGTGCTCCTAATACTGCAACATATTACCATGGATGGTCCATATTAGAGAATCATCCTCCTTACTCTTAGGCCCTAAGAAAAACAGCACTGTTAAGCTAAAGGGTAGAAACCTTTGAGAAGGGCAGCACACAGATCTGGGATAAAAGGACAGCAGCAGGATGGAGAACCATATTAAATGGAGAGACAGTCTTGCAGCTCAGGTTCCTTGTCTAAGGAGAGAGAAGCTGTTGGGGTCCACCATCAATCAAAAAGGGAAATAAACCCTAATAAAGGCTTTAACTAAACAGTGCTATATAGCCCAAACGCCTGGTTTCAACTATGCCTCAAATAAGAGCATACCACCTATTTTTGTGCAGTgatgtgcacatatgtgtgtatgtatacagaTGCCAACTGACTATACAAGTGTCTAAGCTATGAGTACACACATGTCCACATACATAAAAGCCAAAGGAACACAGATATACCTCAGCCAGGCGTAGGTTCTCAGGCTTCACATGGACACTCTGAGAAAGGGAGTCCAATACTTCACTTGCACTGGAGTTTTCCTTGCTAACACTCACCAGGAACTATGGCAAAAACGGCAGAATCAGTGGGGGAAGAGGACCAGGTACTCTGGGATAGCCAAGAGAGGTAGGGGCTTACTGCTCACCTTGATGGGCTTGCTGTGCGGCTCTCGGGCAAAATAAAAGACAGGAAGAACCTTTTGCTTTTGTGGCAAGGGCACCGGCAGATAAAGAAATGGGTCAAAAGTGATGGAGACCTGTGGATGCATAGGTGGACAGGATGCTTATGCCCAAAGAGCTCATGTAACGCATTCTAACCACGTTCAGGCCCCTCACAGCCATCCAGCAAACTCTCAGACTTGAGAACAGGAGGGCCCACAGAAAAAGAACAAGCCCTCTTTCTTAGCACAAGGAGATCTGCTCAGCTTAGCTTCTTTACCAATTTGTTCCTCACTTGTACCCTATATACATTTCCAATTTATAACCATGTCACTCACACCTTACCTCACCACATCTTTGAACCCAAACATCATTTTTACCTGAGTCAAGAACCCTACCCTTACTAAGATCTACCTGCCAGCTTCCTTGCACAAACCTTGCCCTGCAGCACCTAAAGATGCACATGCCTCTGAACCTAATCTGATTAGACTAGTTGAACTAAACTAGGGAACCCATCACACCTTAGCACACACGGGGCACACCAGCTTCGACTTGTACTGGCCCTGAAATAGGTCCACGATGAAAGAGTCATTCCTCATCTTGTGCCGTTGCCATGCTTCTTCAGCCACCACCTGAGAGGCAGAACAGTGAGAACTAAGAAGAGCTGGGGACTAAGATACACATGAAACATGCCCACTCACTACCTGCAACTCTGACCTCATCAGGTCGCCCATCTGAATCCACAGTCTCTGTGTAGGGCTTGTTCTGAATACGATTCAAGTCCTCATGCAGCCCATCCAGCAGGAAAGCCATGAATTCCTGGGCATCATGCTGTGCGTAGCCTGTGAACTGGCTGGCCTTGCTCGCCACAATGGCCTGGATGCAGGAGCCAAAGTGTGAGCATAAAGTCCTAGCACCCAATGCACACCCAGCTGGCTGGCCCTCCCACCCTCTCCAGCCAAGGGTGGTAGTGGTCACAGATTACCTTCAACTTGGAAGGCTGGAAGGCATGGTGGGTGCCCTTCCATAGCGCCCGAAGTAGCACAGCAAAGCCAATGGCCAGACGCCCACCAGTCCCTAGTGGGTTGTTGTAGTTGATCTCAGCCTCAAAAGAACGATCTAAGAAAAGCAGCCAATCAGATGTATGAGGGAGGAGAAAACCACCCCCCTGCCCATACCCCAGGCGCCAGGCCCTGTTCTCACCATGGAAGAAGTCCCGGAGTTCCCGAGTATTGGACAGAGACTGAATGACGCTGTTCATGAAGCAGGTGTTGCCTAAATTGACAAGGCCAGTGAAGCCTGGCAGACAcaccttcttctcttcttcctcctcttcctctacaCTGTCTCCACTCACTGGGCTATGGGGCATGGGTGGCACCATACATGTGGGCTTGGGCTGTGGGAGCAAAGGGGGTATGAGAAAATAGCCTTGAGACTCTTTAGTCTTCATTCTTGGCCCTTCCCATCACAAAATTCTCACCGAAGCCAGGTGTGGCTCTGGCTTTGGAGCTACATGCTCCATAGGGGTGCGAGCTGCCACACTGTCTAGCCCAGTGTCTTCAGATCGAGCCTTTGACTTGTCCTTCTCCACAGCCCGGGCTTCCTCCTGGCCTGTCATTGGGTGGGGAGCACCTCCTGGTGGGGCTGGATCCAGAGGGGTTGGACCTGTCGGCACGGCAACCTTTGCACCACCCACTGCACCTTAAAAAGGGGGAATGAGAGGGCTGGTGGTTAGCAGCATGTGGCAGAGGAGAGGGTCCTGGTCACGTACAGCTGGGGAATGAAGGGAGCTGGTGTGCAGACCTCGTGCAGCTGGAGCCTCCAGGCCCCCCCAGCGCTGACTCTGCCGCTTACGGAGGCAGATGTCGATGCGAGAGGCCGTGAAACAGAAGGTGCACTGCTCTGGCTCAATCAGGTTCCTATGGGAAAAAGCTGAAGTCAGTGATTCAGGTGCAATGGACATAAGGCTAGATGGGCCAGGGAGATGGAGCCCAGGGTGGGACAGGCACAGTGGTGGGGCTGGGCACCACCCACCTGAGCTTCACCTGCCAACGGAAGATGGTGTGGGGCCCACAGCCTGGGTGCAGCCTCAGGAAGTTCCCATCCCTGCAGAGGCAGAATAGGAAAAAGGATGAGAGAAAGAATATGAGACATACTGTCCCACCCAAAACACACTGTCTGCCTCATCACATCTGCTCACTCACTCACCTAGTCTGGAAGATGAGCGTGAAGTCCTGCTCACGGAAAAGTACTCGAGAAGTGTCCCTGCGGATCTCCTTCACATACACGTGTACCACCACCGAGTCTGGCCCCTTCTCATATGAGTCATTCTTGACAAATGCCAGGTTCACCATAGACTCGGGCTCTATGTCAAGACCATGGCTCGGTATGACCCAGGACAGGGTCTAGCCTGTAGCTATTCTACTCCCTACTCACCCACCAAACTTGGAACTCAATCTAGGGGTCTACCTGCCCATCCCCAGCCCCACTTTTACCATCCACCAGGGTCACAGCATCTGCTGCCACTGCCATCTCTTCCTTGCCACAGTCTTCTTTCCCAGGGTCTCTGCTCCGGGCCGCGATTGGAGAGACTGGGTCATTCCTGGGGCACACTGCCTTCTCTCCTGCCAAAAGGGCTAAGTTCTCCTCTGAGCCCAAGAGACAGGTTTGGGCGTTCAATGGTGGTACACGAAGCTGTTCTTCAACCTCAACCTATTCATGGCAAGATTGTCGGCAAGATCAACCCCAGGTATGGCAGGTGGCCCCCACTCTAGTCCACACCCTTTCCACTCATCTCCTATCACAAAACAGGCATCCAGCTCTCACCTGGGTAGCCGGGTCATCGAGGAAGGGTGGAGCATCACCCCGGGGTCCAGGGCCATCCCTGGATCCTTCCCCCTCTGGCCCTCTGCGAAGATGCACAGCCCTCTTGGCACTGGGCCCTGCCTGGGCCCCGGGGCCAGCCCCCGAGCCTACCTCGCCACGGCCCTGGGCCCGCTTCTGGTTTCGGGTCTCTTGCTTAGGCCGGCGGGTCTCAGGGCCTGGCTCCAGGGCAATGTGAGACAGCTCCTGCCCATTCTCCTCGCAGCGCAGTCCTGGCACCAGCTCATGGGTCCCTAGAGGTTTCTTCTGTCAAAGATATAGCAGTCAGACCCTGTTGACCACACTGGGTATCCCCACCCTATCCTACACTGGAACTCACCAGGAGAGAGGGCCACGTGAGCAGAGGCACCTTCTTGGGCAGTACCAGCTGCAGGAGGCCACCCTTGCGGGCCTGAACTTTGGTGCAAGAACTTTCTATCTCAGCATAGAAGACACCACCCCATTGCTGACCACCTACAGACGGAGTGGGGTCTGTGAGATGGGATGGGAGATATCAGAGGATTCAATATACTACTGCAGGCAGGGTAGGTGGACACACCTGGAAGCCGCACCACACAGTCTGTGTCTGTGAAAGCAGCATCCACCTCTTCCAGCCGCAGAGGACCTGCTCCCACACGAAGCTTAACAATTACCTCATCTGCACTCTGCCTCCAATCAAGCAACAACTCTGTAGGGGAAGTGGCAAAGAGATCACAAGCTCCTGATGGGGATAAGCAGGAAATAGAGACCCAGCCCTAATGAAAATGCTCCAGAACCCTTGCCTCCACTAGCAACTGGAAATGAAAGGCCCATTCATTACTCACCCTCTTTGTTCTGCTCCTCTTGAGGAGTAGACACTGATCCTGATGATAAAGGAGAAAACAAGGAGACAACAATGGGAGACAACATCCAGGATCCCATCACCCCAATGACCATCTTCTGGATCTCAGTCAAGTACCCAGACTTCAAAGCTGAGGCTCTACCTAACCTGTAATGGgtctttctctccacatcagaCCAGACAGAGGGAATAGCAAAAAAAGTCATCTCTCAACCTCCAGTCTGTATACCTaaagagaggggaagaagagaaggcCACAAGCACTCTAGAAAATCACTCCCACCTTTCCTAGGATCTCCATCCTTGCTCTCCTGGTTTGCTCGATCCTTCTGCTTCTTTTTACAAGTACCCTCCTCCAGTCCTGGGGGCCCTCTCCTTTGGCCTGTGGCACTGGCCCCACCAGACATCTTGAGCCGCTTGGTTGACAGCCAGAGTGCCCCGGGGTCGGCAACTGCGTCTGGGTCAGGGCTGCGGCGCTTTCTTCCTGGCCCAGCTATCTTGGCAACTCTTTGTGGCCAAATTCTCAGCAAGGAACTGACAGCCTAACAAAAAGAAACCAATGATCACTGCCAAGGCCCAACAACTTATTGCTTGACTATAGCCAGGGTTTGGGAACGGAAGACACTCCTAATACTACCACCTGAAGTAGCCCTGGACACTCTAAGATTATTCTGAAGAGGGAATAAATAACATAAGTAGCAGCAACCACTTCTGGCCAAATCTAGATATCCACCATAAGACAGCCACAAAGCTAGAAACCTCACTAAGGAGGCATCAGGTCAAGGCAGTCATGGCCTGGGCCCAGGCTCCTCCACTAATCTGGAGAGAAGCCATGgcttcagaccacaaggctacaCTCTGAGCAGGGCGCTCACTTTTCCTTCACTCTCACTGGCTGCTTAGTCACCACTGGAGAAGTAGGAGGTGGTGAAGGCCAGCAGGAAAGGAGACAAACCAAGAAGCAGCAGGAGGTCCAGGCTCTGTGGGGAAAACAAGCCCAGCCCAGGTATTGCCATTGCCCTGGGGCAAAAGCACCCCACCTGTCTCCTGCCAGTTCCTACCCTCCTCATAATCCTGCTCCTGTGCACTTATTGGTCTTTCTTCATAACAAGAGAGATACCTCTCCCCAGCTGCTGTCCCAAGCACAGGAGGACTGAAAAGGGTATCTAGATGTCACACTACCTCTTCAGCAGCAACCTTGCTCCAGTACCAGGGCAAGATGGGCATCCAGTTTGAGACTGGAATAGACATCACAAACTTCCTTCTCAGGGCCCTTCAGTCCATAGCTCTAAGCCACAGGGACTTGCTACCCAGTTTTCCACAGACCCTCTAGTAGATTCTGAACTATTTCTCCATCCAAAGTGAAACTCTTAAAACCAAATACTGAGATGAGGATGGCGACGAACCACACATCTGGGACCCCTAACAGCCTCAAGTCCATCCAAAGCCAGTAGCAGTAGAGTGACTGGTCTGTTTCgctgcgtgtgtgtatgtgtgtgtgccgaGGGGCTAGGATACCCTTTTGCGGGTCAGATGAGATACTGGTGGGCTGGATCTTTAATGGTGGCAGATCTAGAGCTGAAGGGCAGACAACTGCCGCCGCTGCCTCCTCCTCACACCCAAGCCCTAGCTGAAGGTCGCATCCGTCCCAAAGCTCTGGGACGTCAAGGCAGGAAACGGGCTGTTTGGGCACCTGAGCCGGCCTGCAACGACTGCGCGGGGTTACTGACCATAGACCAGTACCCTGGCCGAGCTGCTACCCAGCTCCGGTCTCCGAACCCTGGGCCCgccaccacctcctccaggaagccgcCAGTCCTCTCTGAGGCAGGAAGCCAGCCACAGGCAACGCGTAACGGTCCCGCCGGCATTCGGTGTGCCTAGCACGCCACAAAACTCGAGGGGTCGGGGCTGCACGGCCCATGACCTTGAACAGACCTCCTATGGCCCGCGTCGCGGCCTCCCCGCTCTGGCCAAACCGGTGAGTTGCGGCCCGCCCCACTCACCGAGCGAGCCACCGCCGCCAGCCCTCTTCGGGCCCTGGCAACCCGCTTTCGGTTCCGGTTCCGGCGTCAGGTCGGTTCCGGTTCCGGCGCGCCCGTCCCCCGTCCCGGCGGAGCCGCCACCGCCTTAGCCCCTTGTTTTGTTTCGACGTCTAGCTAGGCCTGCGAGAGGCGGAGCGCAGAGTTGGTGACGCATTTCCGGCAGAAGCGAGCTCTCAGCTCCTGGCAGCTCCGGGGCGTGCCTGAGCGAAGTGAGGCGGGGCTCCAGTGCCTAGCCTGGGCCCTACTGTTGGTAGCGTGGGTGTTCTAGACGCTCGGCCCGCCCCAAATCAGAAACCAGACAACACAGTTGGGATTCACACTGGTTTATTTGGGGCCCTGCCAGGTCAAGAGCTCTTTAATGCATAGCAGACACGTGTGGGGCGGGGCTAGAGACAGCGATAGGCGTTGAGCAGGGGTCACTGGCAGGTGTTATAGATCTGGACTTGCAGATTGATGGCTTGAAGCACGCTGCGCATCCTGGCCTCCAGCCTGTCCAGCTGAGCTGCTTTGCCCTCCAGTGCCCGCTCATTCTCTTCATACGTGCCCTCCAGTTCTAGGAGGTGCATTTCTCAGCTTAGGGGTCCTACTCCCACAGTCCCAAGTGTCTGGTACCCACCTGCCCCATTCCTCACCCTTTAGCCGCTGCAGCTTGTCTTGAGCTGCCTTTAACAGGTCCCGAGCCTCATCCCGTAGTTGCTCTGCCCTTGCCTGTGCAGCCAGCACACCCTGGGCCTTGCGCTCAGCTAGGGCTCTCACTGTCTGGTACTGGTCGCCCAGTGGGCCCTGCAGCAGCTGCAGATGTAGAGGGCAGAGTCAGCAAGGTATCCCAGTGAAGGCCCAGCCTCCAGCACTACGTCCTCCAGCAGTCTCTGCCTGAACTCACCTGCTCAGCCTCCCGGGCACGACCGTGGGCACTGCCTGCTGTTTCTTCAGCTGTAGAGGCTGCCAGGCTATTTCCTGCTCGTTTCAGTTTAAGAGCCTCCAGGAGAGCATCTAATTGCTGAGCCCGCTCACCTGCAGAACTCAGTGCTTGCTCTGCACCTGCCATCCTCTCCTGTACCTACCATGAGTAGGCCAGAGGTTACACAGATCTATGATGCATGCCCATAACCTTCCCCATTGATGTCCTAGCTAGGGAGACCACACCTGGTGCAGGGTCTCCTCTGTGTCCTGTGtgtcagccactgcaccctggATGGCACCGTGGGCAGCACCttgtgcccactgggcctcctcCAATGCTGCCTGTACTgtctctgctttctgtttctcacCCTCAGCACGGTTCCTGGGAAAAATGGTGAATCAGGACCTGCAGGTGTCACGACCAAATGTTAGGGCTAGGGGCTAGGGATGGGATGTCAGACCGTGCCCACTGTGCATCCTGCAGTAGCTGCTCAGCCCGACGCACATCTCCCACAGTACGTGCCAGGATGGTATCCACATCTGCCAAGCTCCGGACTCGCTCTGCAATCGCACCTGCCAGTTGCTGGATCTGCTCAGGCGAGGCTGGGATGGAGAGCTCTAGCACCCGGGTGGCCACCATCTCAATACTATCAGGTTCAGCCCCCTCCTCTATGGGGACACAGGCAAGGGCTTAAGAACACAGATTACCTAGCATAGGCATGGGTATGGACTTAGGCTATTGATTCAGGATCCGTACATGGGGATTGAGGTTTGCTAATAGGCATAATGATGTAACAACAGGAACAAGGACTATATAAGTAGCTTAGACACAAGGACACAGACCTGGGGACCACATGTAAGCAAGGACTCAGGGGCCAGACATTGGGATCATAAACACAAGTCCGATGCAGGCCCTAAGGCTCAAATATGAACCTAGAGAGATATAGACATGGGGGAAACAACCACATGGCCTGGTTACATGGGAGGCTCACGATTGAGGAAGTCCTTCACACTCCGGATAAGTTCTCGAAGTTCCTGGTTGGTCTGTTCCACCTGTCCCCTGGAAGCATTAGCCTTGTCCAGGGCCACCTGAGCCCTCTTCTGCGCCTCGCCTGCCTGCCGACGAGTCTCAGCCACTTGGCTGAGGATGCCACCACCTTCTGCCAGTGCCTGCTGCAGCTCTGCCTGTGTGTGCCGTGCTCGGCCCAGGGCTAGGTCTGCTGTGGCTGCTGCACCATTGCAGCTGAGGCCCCCACAGCGGGGCTTCCCATCCTCATCTCGGCAGCCAGCACCCCCACAAGGGCTCGTAGCACAAGGTGCATCCCCTGGGGCCCCACATACCTGCACAGAACAAGTCAGGGCTCATAAGAGGAACATCCACACCCGCCTGTCCCTCCCCACACTTGCACCTTACCAGTTCATTTATGCCTTTCAGGCtcagggtgagggtgagggcagAGAGCTCGCCCAGTGCCCGCTGGTTGGCCATGTGTTTTCTGTTGAAGTTCTCCCTCTGGACATCCATCAGCACCTCTGTCTGATGCCGGATACTGGCAGAATTGCTCACAGGGCTAGGCACTGCTAGGGCTGAGGTGTTGGCATGATGTTCCGCCTCTGCAGACTGGCTATGAGCATGGCAGATGCTGTCATAGGCACCTAAGTAAGGCAAAAACAGGCAGTTAGCTGAAGATTGACCCTGGTCCACTTGTTCAGTTGGCCAACAACTCACCCAAGAAGTTTGAATGCTTAAGCAGGTCAAGATGCTGGTCAAGCTGCCGCAGCGTAAGATTAAGTGCAAGCCCATCTCGTTCCAGACCACTTAGTGCATGGTTGGCATTGAAGTTCTCATCCTGCACATCTGTGAGCTGTGCCTCGAGCTGAGTCAGGTACTCAGTTGCCTCCCCAATTTCATGCCTGCACAGGTGGGGGACAGGAGTGTTTAGTGAGGCTTCAGCCCTGATCCACTAGGACTTTGCCCAATCCCACCATATGTTCTCAGGCCCATCCGCACCGCAGCTCCTCTGTGGCCTCCACAAGTTGTGCAGTGGAGGTAGCTGAGGCGTTGCGGGCACCCACAATGCCCTGGACTGTGCCCAGTTTCTCCTGCATGTTCCAGAAGCTGCTCTCAAAGGCACCCAGCACACCAGTCTGCTGCAGCTCTTGCACCTGCTTCTCCAGGCGCCGTGTACGGATAGCCAAGTCCTGTACCACGCGGTCCCAATCCCCAAAGCACGCATGGCAGGAATGACAGGCAGGAAAGACTCCTGAGAAGCCACGGGCACATTGGTCACAACGCACACCAGACACACCTGGGCGGCAGCTACAGTGACCCGTGGAGCGGTGACACTGAGGTGTGTCTATTCCATGAGGGTCACAGTCACAGACTATAGGAAAGGACAGACCATGGAGTTAGGACTCCCATGGGACATCCTGGGAAGTCTTCCATCCACCCTGGGACCCCCTGACCCCCTCACCACGACACTGCAAACCAGGGTCTCCCCAGTGGAGTTCTTGACACTCAGCACAGGTCCGCCCACCAAAGCCAGCACGGCAGTGACATTGCCCTGTGAACTAGGGGAGGAACAGGGCATGAGTTAGAGCCTCTACCAGAGGCTAAGCCCTTAAGACAAAGCAGACAGTTAGCTCTATCTACCCATGGATCAGCAGTAGGGTCCCATACCTCATTGCAAGTAGGGCCTCTAGCCCGGCTCGGGTGGCAGGCACAAGGCTGGCAACCATGGCCACTGGTAAGGTTCCAGAAGTTGGGGGCACAGTGGTCACAACTAGAGCCCTGGACGTTGGGAAGGCATGGGCACTGCCCACTGCTTGGGTCACAATGGCACCAATCAGCAGATGGGCACTGTTGGGGATTTGTGCCAAGCAGGTTGCAGGTACAGCCTGTGTCAGCCAAGATGAGCACAGTAGTCAAGGAGAGCCCAAGCAGCAgggccccacccccagccatCCATTTGCATACTCACGgtgacagctctgatgggcaGCCTGCCCATGGAAGCCAGGCTTGCAGTGGGCACAGTGTGGCCCCTCAGTGTGGTATAAACAGCGCAGGCATTGCCCCGTGTGAGGATCACAAGCATCAGGGTCCATGGGGTCAATGTTTCCACTGCACTCACATGGTTGGCACTGGCCACCTGGCCTTGATGGCTGTCCAAAGTGCCCAGGGGCACAAGCTTCACATCGAAGCCCTGCCCACAGTCAAGGGGAAGCCATGAGTGCTTGCCCTAGCCACCTCACCCTGGTCCCATGCCTGCCTCCATCC
It contains:
- the USP19 gene encoding ubiquitin carboxyl-terminal hydrolase 19 isoform X8 — encoded protein: MSIPVSNWMPILPWYWSKVAAEEAVSSLLRIWPQRVAKIAGPGRKRRSPDPDAVADPGALWLSTKRLKMSGGASATGQRRGPPGLEEGTCKKKQKDRANQESKDGDPRKGSVSTPQEEQNKEELLLDWRQSADEVIVKLRVGAGPLRLEEVDAAFTDTDCVVRLPGGQQWGGVFYAEIESSCTKVQARKGGLLQLVLPKKVPLLTWPSLLKPLGTHELVPGLRCEENGQELSHIALEPGPETRRPKQETRNQKRAQGRGEVGSGAGPGAQAGPSAKRAVHLRRGPEGEGSRDGPGPRGDAPPFLDDPATQVEVEEQLRVPPLNAQTCLLGSEENLALLAGEKAVCPRNDPVSPIAARSRDPGKEDCGKEEMAVAADAVTLVDEPESMVNLAFVKNDSYEKGPDSVVVHVYVKEIRRDTSRVLFREQDFTLIFQTRDGNFLRLHPGCGPHTIFRWQVKLRNLIEPEQCTFCFTASRIDICLRKRQSQRWGGLEAPAARVGGAKVAVPTGPTPLDPAPPGGAPHPMTGQEEARAVEKDKSKARSEDTGLDSVAARTPMEHVAPKPEPHLASPKPTCMVPPMPHSPVSGDSVEEEEEEEKKVCLPGFTGLVNLGNTCFMNSVIQSLSNTRELRDFFHDRSFEAEINYNNPLGTGGRLAIGFAVLLRALWKGTHHAFQPSKLKAIVASKASQFTGYAQHDAQEFMAFLLDGLHEDLNRIQNKPYTETVDSDGRPDEVVAEEAWQRHKMRNDSFIVDLFQGQYKSKLVCPVCAKVSITFDPFLYLPVPLPQKQKVLPVFYFAREPHSKPIKFLVSVSKENSSASEVLDSLSQSVHVKPENLRLAEVIKNRFHRVFLPSHSLDTVSPSDMLLCFELLSPELAKERVVVLEVQQRPQVPSIPISKCAACQRKQQSEDEKLKRCTRCYRVGYCNQLCQKTHWPDHKGLCRPENIGYPFLVSVPASRLTYARLAQLLEGYARYSVSVFQPPFQPGRIALESQGPGCTTLLSTNSLEAGDSERDSLQLPELQLVTPVAEGDTGIPRAWAASDRGPGPSTSGISSEMLTSVPIEVGSLAACERVSRPEAAVPGYQHPSEAMNAHTPQFFIYKIDASNREQRLEDKGETPLELGDDCSLALVWRNNERLPEFVLVASKELECAEDPGSAGEAARAGHFTLDQCLNLFTRPEVLAPEEAWYCPQCKQHREASKQLLLWRLPNVLIVQLKRFSFRSFIWRDKINDLVEFPVRNLDLSKFCIGQKEELPSYDLYAVINHYGGMIGGHYTACARLPNDRSSQRSDVGWRLFDDSTVTTVDESQVVTRYAYVLFYRRRNSPVERIPRAGHSEHHPDLSPAAEVAVSQGLGPGQAPEVAPTRTAPERFAPPVDRPAPTYSNMEEVD
- the USP19 gene encoding ubiquitin carboxyl-terminal hydrolase 19 isoform X7 — its product is MSIPVSNWMPILPWYWSKVAAEEAVSSLLRIWPQRVAKIAGPGRKRRSPDPDAVADPGALWLSTKRLKMSGGASATGQRRGPPGLEEGTCKKKQKDRANQESKDGDPRKGSVSTPQEEQNKEELLLDWRQSADEVIVKLRVGAGPLRLEEVDAAFTDTDCVVRLPGGQQWGGVFYAEIESSCTKVQARKGGLLQLVLPKKVPLLTWPSLLKKPLGTHELVPGLRCEENGQELSHIALEPGPETRRPKQETRNQKRAQGRGEVGSGAGPGAQAGPSAKRAVHLRRGPEGEGSRDGPGPRGDAPPFLDDPATQVEVEEQLRVPPLNAQTCLLGSEENLALLAGEKAVCPRNDPVSPIAARSRDPGKEDCGKEEMAVAADAVTLVDEPESMVNLAFVKNDSYEKGPDSVVVHVYVKEIRRDTSRVLFREQDFTLIFQTRDGNFLRLHPGCGPHTIFRWQVKLRNLIEPEQCTFCFTASRIDICLRKRQSQRWGGLEAPAARVGGAKVAVPTGPTPLDPAPPGGAPHPMTGQEEARAVEKDKSKARSEDTGLDSVAARTPMEHVAPKPEPHLASPKPTCMVPPMPHSPVSGDSVEEEEEEEKKVCLPGFTGLVNLGNTCFMNSVIQSLSNTRELRDFFHDRSFEAEINYNNPLGTGGRLAIGFAVLLRALWKGTHHAFQPSKLKAIVASKASQFTGYAQHDAQEFMAFLLDGLHEDLNRIQNKPYTETVDSDGRPDEVVAEEAWQRHKMRNDSFIVDLFQGQYKSKLVCPVCAKVSITFDPFLYLPVPLPQKQKVLPVFYFAREPHSKPIKFLVSVSKENSSASEVLDSLSQSVHVKPENLRLAEVIKNRFHRVFLPSHSLDTVSPSDMLLCFELLSPELAKERVVVLEVQQRPQVPSIPISKCAACQRKQQSEDEKLKRCTRCYRVGYCNQLCQKTHWPDHKGLCRPENIGYPFLVSVPASRLTYARLAQLLEGYARYSVSVFQPPFQPGRIALESQGPGCTTLLSTNSLEAGDSERDSLQLPELQLVTPVAEGDTGIPRAWAASDRGPGPSTSGISSEMLTSVPIEVGSLAACERVSRPEAAVPGYQHPSEAMNAHTPQFFIYKIDASNREQRLEDKGETPLELGDDCSLALVWRNNERLPEFVLVASKELECAEDPGSAGEAARAGHFTLDQCLNLFTRPEVLAPEEAWYCPQCKQHREASKQLLLWRLPNVLIVQLKRFSFRSFIWRDKINDLVEFPVRNLDLSKFCIGQKEELPSYDLYAVINHYGGMIGGHYTACARLPNDRSSQRSDVGWRLFDDSTVTTVDESQVVTRYAYVLFYRRRNSPVERIPRAGHSEHHPDLSPAAEVAVSQGLGPGQAPEVAPTRTAPERFAPPVDRPAPTYSNMEEVD
- the USP19 gene encoding ubiquitin carboxyl-terminal hydrolase 19 isoform X6, with translation MSIPVSNWMPILPWYWSKVAAEEAVSSLLRIWPQRVAKIAGPGRKRRSPDPDAVADPGALWLSTKRLKMSGGASATGQRRGPPGLEEGTCKKKQKDRANQESKDGDPRKGSVSTPQEEQNKEELLLDWRQSADEVIVKLRVGAGPLRLEEVDAAFTDTDCVVRLPGGQQWGGVFYAEIESSCTKVQARKGGLLQLVLPKKVPLLTWPSLLKPLGTHELVPGLRCEENGQELSHIALEPGPETRRPKQETRNQKRAQGRGEVGSGAGPGAQAGPSAKRAVHLRRGPEGEGSRDGPGPRGDAPPFLDDPATQVEVEEQLRVPPLNAQTCLLGSEENLALLAGEKAVCPRNDPVSPIAARSRDPGKEDCGKEEMAVAADAVTLVDEPESMVNLAFVKNDSYEKGPDSVVVHVYVKEIRRDTSRVLFREQDFTLIFQTRDGNFLRLHPGCGPHTIFRWQVKLRNLIEPEQCTFCFTASRIDICLRKRQSQRWGGLEAPAARGAVGGAKVAVPTGPTPLDPAPPGGAPHPMTGQEEARAVEKDKSKARSEDTGLDSVAARTPMEHVAPKPEPHLASPKPTCMVPPMPHSPVSGDSVEEEEEEEKKVCLPGFTGLVNLGNTCFMNSVIQSLSNTRELRDFFHDRSFEAEINYNNPLGTGGRLAIGFAVLLRALWKGTHHAFQPSKLKAIVASKASQFTGYAQHDAQEFMAFLLDGLHEDLNRIQNKPYTETVDSDGRPDEVVAEEAWQRHKMRNDSFIVDLFQGQYKSKLVCPVCAKVSITFDPFLYLPVPLPQKQKVLPVFYFAREPHSKPIKFLVSVSKENSSASEVLDSLSQSVHVKPENLRLAEVIKNRFHRVFLPSHSLDTVSPSDMLLCFELLSPELAKERVVVLEVQQRPQVPSIPISKCAACQRKQQSEDEKLKRCTRCYRVGYCNQLCQKTHWPDHKGLCRPENIGYPFLVSVPASRLTYARLAQLLEGYARYSVSVFQPPFQPGRIALESQGPGCTTLLSTNSLEAGDSERDSLQLPELQLVTPVAEGDTGIPRAWAASDRGPGPSTSGISSEMLTSVPIEVGSLAACERVSRPEAAVPGYQHPSEAMNAHTPQFFIYKIDASNREQRLEDKGETPLELGDDCSLALVWRNNERLPEFVLVASKELECAEDPGSAGEAARAGHFTLDQCLNLFTRPEVLAPEEAWYCPQCKQHREASKQLLLWRLPNVLIVQLKRFSFRSFIWRDKINDLVEFPVRNLDLSKFCIGQKEELPSYDLYAVINHYGGMIGGHYTACARLPNDRSSQRSDVGWRLFDDSTVTTVDESQVVTRYAYVLFYRRRNSPVERIPRAGHSEHHPDLSPAAEVAVSQGLGPGQAPEVAPTRTAPERFAPPVDRPAPTYSNMEEVD